GCGGCGGTGCTCGACGCCATCGGCGGCGTGGAGATGGTGGGCTTCATGTGCATGCCTCCGGGCGTGACGATGAGGCGGCACACCGACCCGAGGGACGACGACCTGGTGCGCTGTCACCTGGGCCTGGTGCTGCCGCCGAACGAGCAGGCCTGGTGGCCGGAGGGCAAGGCGCGCCTGATGGACCCGCGCCAGCCCCACTGGGGGCGCAACGAGTCCGAGCGTCGGCGCCTGACGCTGCAACTCGACGTGCGGATGCCCTTCGTGGTGCCGGAGAACGCGTGGGGACCCTGGCGCCCCGACGAGCCTCCGTCGTCGAGCGTGTGATCCACGCTCTGGCCGCTCAGGTGTCGAGCACGTGCGGGACTCCGTCCGCCGTGTAGTACGTCACCATGCGGCTGGAGCGGTTGCCGCGCATCATCCGGAGCGAGTGCTCGAGGTCCTCGACCAGGGCGTCGGCGTCCGAGAGCGAGAGGCCGCGGCCTCGGTCGTGAGCGAGGTCGCGCAGGAGCGAGGGGGCGCGCTCGGCGATGGCCCGGAGGCAGCGGCGGAGCTCACCTCGCTGGCCAGCGCGCGCGGCGACGAGCGCCAGGTTGACCCACGCGCTGATCCGCCCGGGTGAGTCCTCCACCGCGCGCACGAGATCGGCGCGCGCCTCGTCGTCCCGGCCCAGGAGCCGCAGCGCCTCGCCGCGCACGACGGGGGTCGTCGGGCCGACGAAGGTGTTCCGGGCCGCGCGGTCCAGCACCTCGAGCGCCGCCTCGGGGTCGCCGGTGACCGAGCGCGCGAGCGCGAGGCCGATGTAGGCCCAGACGGTGCGCGCCGAGCCCTCGAGGGCGGCCTCGAAGTCGGCGATGGCCTCCTCGTAGCGGCCGGTCCACATGTACAGCTCGCCGCGGTGCGTGTGGACGAGCGGGTGGTGCGCGTACGTCTCGAGCAGCTCCCCGTAGAGCTCGAGGATCGACTCGAAGCCCACGACCCGCAGCGCGCGGCGCGCGTCCATCGCGGCCGAGCGCGGATCGGGCAGCGGCGAGAGGCGGCGCGTCCGGCCGGGCTCGATCACCGCGGTGGGGTGGATCGAGAAGTTGCCGGAGAGGGCGTCGAACGCGCGCTCGCAGTCGACGCCGCCCTCGCACAGCGCCGGGGCGCGGCGAGCCAGATCCGCCACCGCCTCCTCGTCCTCGCGCCAGCCGCGCGCGCTCGCCGCCACGCACGCGAGCTCCGTCAGATCGAGGGCGAGCAGGTACTCGCGAGCGCCTTGCCGCGCGGCGTGCAGATGCTGGAAGGCCGCCCGCAGGTCTCCGCGTCGGCGCGCGACGGTCGCGCGCACGAGGTGCGGCGAGGACGCCTCCGCGTCGATCTCGATGGCGGCGACGGCGCTCCGGTCGGCCTCCTCGAGGGCGCCCTCACAGAGGTGCGCGGACGCGAGGACGGCGTGCGCACGGGCCAGCTTGTCTGCCGACGACGCTCCGCCCGGCTCGAGCAGCTCCGCGGCGAGGGCCCGGGCTCGCTCGGTGTGCCCGGAGCGGAGCGCCGCCTCGGCCCGGACCACGGCCATGGCGGGCTCCGCGCTGTCCTCGCGCTCGAGCGCCTCGAAGCTCCCGCACGCGAGCAGGGCCTCGGCGCGCCGCTCGGCTGGACCGGCCACGTGGTCGAGCGCCTCCAGCGCGGAGTCGTAGTTGCGCAGCGCGATCAGCGCCTCGATCTCGATCCAGGCGAGCTCCCCCATCTCCTCGCCCGCGCGGCGCGCGTCCGAGGTCAGGCGGAGCGCGCGGTCGGGCGCGCCGAGCTCGAGGTATTGCCGAGCCAGCGCCACCCGCCGCCCCCGCTCCTCGTGCAGCTCCAGCGCGCGTTCGAAGGCCTCGAGCGAGCCGTGCAGCCAGTCGAGGCGGTGGCGGACTTCGGCGAGCAGGAGCCACGCCACCGCCGACCCGGGCTCGAGCTCGATCGCGCGATCGAGGAGACGCAAGGCGTCGTGCGGCCTCTCGCGACCGAGGAGCAGG
The Sandaracinaceae bacterium genome window above contains:
- a CDS encoding aspartyl/asparaginyl beta-hydroxylase domain-containing protein — protein: MHDEATRRAYPFLDQLEAHAGEIREEALGLDPALWVDMPEYPNLTLFVLNTGIWGDGYPGLDVAANRARCPRTAAVLDAIGGVEMVGFMCMPPGVTMRRHTDPRDDDLVRCHLGLVLPPNEQAWWPEGKARLMDPRQPHWGRNESERRRLTLQLDVRMPFVVPENAWGPWRPDEPPSSSV
- a CDS encoding radical SAM protein, whose amino-acid sequence is MTTAAQREREDNARMAEALSFPDPSLFVHDYGGARRERLSPRQLAEVWADARAPEAAWNLYLHVPYCKSICSFCNYTRLRVSSQRSLDDYVSFIASEAQLFAPALEGVEFGSVYVGGGTPSVLSAEQLTRLFTTLHDTFRFAPGAQKNFEYDPMVMTPNRMEVLAEFGFNRFSFGIQSTDVGVNELHNRGRQGARHIARQFELLEGVGPSRVNVDFLMGLDGTTPEGMVAEIEQVLRDHQPDEVSIYFISPTPAYVGAHFGGDFARYERFLAGFESHVPQALREVAARVGYAVPGGGKHLIRMQRTTHRAGPSFTGYYCDVPSQAHRPLYVFGLGDSARSRIFGRLQYRAEHDTDDRAPDSRRYVGIRMSEEDEVFSYVSYVLRDGDVLDRARFRRTFGVDIEERCGEAVAKLVELGVATVDEVGVTLVHQRRRERLRDLLFFLPPGRRKEAAAIAERARRQRGKPTALAPEVAERLRKLLGAARLLLGRERPHDALRLLDRAIELEPGSAVAWLLLAEVRHRLDWLHGSLEAFERALELHEERGRRVALARQYLELGAPDRALRLTSDARRAGEEMGELAWIEIEALIALRNYDSALEALDHVAGPAERRAEALLACGSFEALEREDSAEPAMAVVRAEAALRSGHTERARALAAELLEPGGASSADKLARAHAVLASAHLCEGALEEADRSAVAAIEIDAEASSPHLVRATVARRRGDLRAAFQHLHAARQGAREYLLALDLTELACVAASARGWREDEEAVADLARRAPALCEGGVDCERAFDALSGNFSIHPTAVIEPGRTRRLSPLPDPRSAAMDARRALRVVGFESILELYGELLETYAHHPLVHTHRGELYMWTGRYEEAIADFEAALEGSARTVWAYIGLALARSVTGDPEAALEVLDRAARNTFVGPTTPVVRGEALRLLGRDDEARADLVRAVEDSPGRISAWVNLALVAARAGQRGELRRCLRAIAERAPSLLRDLAHDRGRGLSLSDADALVEDLEHSLRMMRGNRSSRMVTYYTADGVPHVLDT